A part of Immundisolibacter sp. genomic DNA contains:
- the egtB gene encoding ergothioneine biosynthesis protein EgtB has protein sequence MANAVHNRASTARPDSGGLMDRYVAVRSLTEALCAPLTAEDMVIQSMPDVSPPKWHLAHTAWFFETFILGPNLPGYQPFHPRFGYLFNSYYNQLGPFHTRSQRGLLARPSSDEVLAYRTHVDHHLLTLLGALDDRTWAHIEPLLTLGLNHEQQHQELLLMDIKHNFHSNPLRPAYREDLSHPPAGLARPVKFLSFAGGLVDIGHCRADFAFDNEQPAHRAYLTPFRLADRLVTCGEYLEFLDAGGYQTPALWLSDGWTVVQARGWTAPLYWERGEDAWQVFAASGLRPFDPAAPVSHLSYYEADAYARFAGRRLPTEFEWETAASQVSESPAGSNFLDRDLLEPLPAGSQLGLKQMFGDLWEWTASPYVPYPRFRPAVGAVGEYNGKFMSGQMVLRGGACVTPAGHIRSTYRNFYPPDARWAYSGVRLAEDT, from the coding sequence GGCTTTGTGCGCCCCACTCACCGCAGAGGACATGGTGATCCAGTCCATGCCCGACGTGAGCCCGCCCAAGTGGCACCTAGCCCACACTGCATGGTTCTTCGAGACCTTTATCCTCGGTCCGAATCTGCCGGGTTACCAGCCGTTTCATCCCCGCTTCGGCTATTTGTTCAATTCCTACTACAACCAGCTCGGTCCGTTTCATACCCGCTCGCAACGCGGCCTGCTGGCTCGCCCGAGCAGCGATGAGGTGTTGGCTTACCGGACTCATGTCGACCATCATCTGCTGACGCTGCTCGGTGCCCTGGACGACCGCACATGGGCCCATATCGAACCGTTGTTGACGCTTGGCCTGAACCACGAACAGCAGCACCAGGAACTGCTGCTGATGGACATCAAGCACAACTTCCACAGCAACCCACTGCGCCCTGCCTACCGGGAGGATCTGAGTCACCCCCCAGCCGGCCTTGCGCGGCCGGTCAAGTTTCTGTCCTTCGCTGGCGGGCTGGTCGACATCGGTCATTGCCGGGCCGACTTCGCCTTCGATAACGAGCAACCCGCGCATCGCGCGTATTTGACGCCCTTTCGACTCGCAGATCGGCTGGTGACCTGCGGCGAGTATCTCGAGTTCCTGGACGCCGGTGGCTATCAGACGCCCGCACTGTGGCTGTCGGACGGCTGGACGGTGGTGCAGGCACGCGGCTGGACCGCGCCGCTGTACTGGGAGCGCGGCGAGGACGCCTGGCAGGTATTCGCTGCGAGTGGGCTACGGCCGTTCGACCCCGCGGCGCCGGTAAGTCATTTGAGCTATTACGAGGCAGACGCCTATGCGCGTTTCGCAGGCCGGCGGCTGCCTACGGAGTTCGAGTGGGAAACCGCCGCGAGCCAGGTTTCAGAAAGCCCGGCGGGCAGCAATTTTCTCGACCGCGACCTGCTCGAACCCTTACCGGCTGGCAGCCAGTTGGGCCTGAAGCAAATGTTCGGCGATTTGTGGGAATGGACGGCCAGTCCCTATGTGCCCTACCCGCGCTTTCGACCGGCGGTTGGCGCGGTCGGCGAATACAACGGCAAATTCATGTCCGGGCAGATGGTGCTGCGCGGCGGCGCCTGCGTGACACCAGCCGGTCACATCCGCAGCACCTACCGCAACTTCTACCCCCCTGATGCACGCTGGGCCTACAGCGGCGTGCGCCTGGCGGAGGACACATGA
- the egtD gene encoding L-histidine N(alpha)-methyltransferase, with protein MNNLARLRLHDLAPEQQDFRAAVLEGLARPHKSLPCKFFYDAAGSALFDEICELPEYYPTRTEVDILRRAAAQIAELAGYGGVLIEYGSGSSIKTRLLLDALAPAVYMPIDISREHMLAACHTLSRDYPQLHLMAVCADYTRPLRLPRVDRGGQRKLAFFPGSSIGNFTPLEALRFLKNIAQTLAPGDGLVVGVDRKKDPAILQAAYDDAAGVTAAFNLNLLARCNRELGADFDLTGFAHKAFYNAAAGRVEMHMESLRAQTVHVAGQAFSFALGETIHTENSHKYDLDEFQHLATQAGFRLLKTWSDDADLFSVVSLQRP; from the coding sequence ATGAACAACCTCGCAAGACTACGCCTGCATGATCTGGCCCCCGAGCAACAGGACTTTCGCGCCGCCGTGCTGGAGGGCCTGGCCCGACCGCACAAAAGCCTGCCATGCAAGTTCTTCTACGACGCCGCCGGTTCGGCATTGTTCGATGAGATCTGCGAACTGCCCGAGTACTACCCCACCCGTACCGAGGTCGACATCCTGCGCAGGGCAGCTGCACAGATCGCCGAGCTTGCCGGCTATGGCGGCGTGCTGATCGAGTACGGCAGTGGCAGCAGCATCAAGACCCGGCTGCTGCTGGATGCGCTTGCACCGGCGGTGTACATGCCGATAGACATCTCTCGCGAACACATGCTGGCGGCTTGCCACACCTTGTCGCGCGACTACCCGCAGCTGCACCTCATGGCGGTGTGCGCCGACTACACACGGCCGCTGCGCCTGCCGCGGGTGGACCGCGGGGGACAGCGCAAGCTGGCGTTTTTCCCCGGTTCGAGCATTGGCAATTTCACGCCCCTGGAAGCGCTGCGTTTTCTGAAGAACATCGCGCAGACACTGGCACCTGGCGATGGCCTGGTGGTAGGTGTGGATCGCAAAAAGGATCCGGCGATCCTGCAAGCTGCCTACGATGACGCCGCCGGCGTCACCGCTGCCTTCAACCTGAACCTGCTGGCGCGCTGCAATCGGGAGCTAGGCGCCGATTTCGACCTCACCGGCTTCGCCCACAAGGCGTTTTACAACGCCGCCGCAGGGCGCGTCGAAATGCACATGGAAAGCCTGCGCGCTCAGACCGTCCATGTCGCCGGACAGGCATTCAGTTTTGCATTGGGCGAAACCATCCACACGGAAAACTCGCACAAGTACGACCTGGACGAGTTCCAACACCTGGCCACTCAGGCCGGATTCCGGCTGCTGAAAACCTGGAGCGACGACGCCGACCTGTTCAGCGTGGTGTCCCTGCAACGCCCCTGA
- a CDS encoding DNA polymerase Y family protein produces the protein MLWLALHLPMLALEALPPTSDAGPRAVSSGGRRGCLQVVDDAAASVGIRSGMGVSEALALCSDLQVLARQPRVEAAAREAVLLWAGQFTSQCTALSDDCLLLEIGASLTLFGGLSAVLRQVTTGLATLGHRVHLAAAPTPDAAALLARHRPGSQVLKLADLPKVLAPLPLECLDIEVQVSERLLGFGLRTIGECRRLPPPALGRRAGPQFLAHLGRLFGSLSRPLAMFVPPEQFNREVALEAPVTDSAGLRPPLRRLLLELQGFLRMRQAGIQVARLDLLSGEDCHPLWLRLAGASREASRLENLFDEHLQRWALPAPVKALRLVGEVLIDDAGPVRDLFDAVVGEPQAQLLDRLRARLGDDAVHGITATADHRPGLDWAYCVPGEEFAGTITALRPAWLLREPQRLRAVAGQPSLDGRLTLLGGPERIEGGWWDGSDVARDYYIASQRSGRRLWIYRERRARGGWYLHGLFA, from the coding sequence GTGTTATGGCTGGCCCTGCATTTGCCGATGCTGGCGCTGGAGGCATTGCCGCCAACTAGCGACGCTGGTCCGCGGGCGGTTTCGTCTGGCGGCCGCCGTGGCTGCTTGCAGGTGGTTGATGACGCGGCCGCAAGCGTCGGTATTCGGTCCGGTATGGGCGTTAGCGAGGCGCTGGCGCTGTGTTCCGACCTGCAAGTCCTGGCTCGGCAACCACGCGTTGAGGCGGCAGCGCGCGAGGCCGTATTGCTGTGGGCCGGCCAGTTCACCTCGCAGTGCACCGCACTTTCCGACGACTGCCTGTTGCTTGAAATCGGTGCCAGCCTGACTCTGTTCGGTGGCCTTTCGGCTGTGCTCCGTCAGGTGACCACCGGACTGGCCACGCTGGGCCATCGGGTTCATCTGGCGGCCGCGCCGACGCCGGATGCAGCGGCGCTGCTGGCGCGTCATCGGCCCGGCTCGCAGGTGTTGAAGCTGGCGGATTTGCCAAAAGTACTGGCGCCGCTACCGCTGGAGTGCCTTGATATCGAGGTGCAAGTCAGCGAGCGCCTGCTCGGTTTTGGGCTTCGCACCATCGGCGAGTGTCGGCGGTTGCCGCCACCGGCGCTGGGTCGCCGTGCCGGCCCGCAGTTTCTGGCGCACCTTGGGCGACTGTTTGGCAGCCTGTCCCGGCCACTCGCGATGTTTGTTCCGCCAGAACAGTTCAATCGGGAAGTGGCACTGGAGGCACCAGTCACGGACAGCGCCGGACTGCGTCCGCCGCTGCGAAGACTGCTGTTGGAGCTGCAAGGTTTTCTGCGAATGCGCCAGGCCGGTATTCAGGTCGCGCGACTGGACCTACTGTCTGGCGAAGACTGTCATCCACTGTGGCTGCGCCTTGCCGGAGCCAGCCGCGAGGCGTCGCGGCTGGAAAACTTATTCGACGAGCACTTGCAGCGCTGGGCCCTGCCGGCGCCAGTGAAGGCGTTGCGCTTGGTCGGCGAAGTTCTGATCGACGATGCCGGGCCTGTCCGCGATCTGTTTGATGCCGTCGTCGGCGAACCACAGGCACAGTTGCTGGATCGGCTGCGGGCCAGACTGGGTGACGATGCCGTGCACGGTATTACGGCCACCGCCGATCACCGACCGGGGCTCGACTGGGCGTACTGCGTGCCGGGTGAGGAATTTGCAGGGACGATCACGGCGCTGCGCCCGGCCTGGCTGCTGCGCGAGCCGCAGCGCTTGCGCGCGGTCGCGGGCCAACCCAGCCTCGACGGCAGGTTGACCCTGCTCGGCGGGCCGGAGCGCATCGAAGGCGGCTGGTGGGACGGCAGTGACGTGGCTCGTGATTACTACATCGCCAGCCAGCGCAGCGGCCGCCGGCTATGGATTTACCGCGAGCGGCGCGCGCGTGGCGGCTGGTACCTGCATGGCCTGTTTGCGTGA
- the imuA gene encoding translesion DNA synthesis-associated protein ImuA: MNSVQPEDRGAAQCRSLDRLLDDARLWRGSSPVSVASRLPAATPQLEAALGGGWPCGVVCELALSEPGCGELTLLLPVLREVHGPTAWIAPPHVPHPSALAAAGVAIRDTLLIEPATPAQAQWAAEQLLRSGVYGAVLLWLPTVSPRAVRRLQLAAQGSAAFVALLVPDAGSPLTSPAALRMALTAGAHGVRVTVRKRRGGRPSPPFMVEYRAGVMAGPAFADAGAGGIAAN; the protein is encoded by the coding sequence ATGAACAGCGTCCAGCCGGAGGACCGCGGCGCGGCGCAGTGCCGGTCGCTGGATCGCCTGCTTGACGATGCACGCCTGTGGCGCGGGTCGTCCCCGGTTTCGGTGGCGTCCCGCCTGCCCGCGGCCACACCGCAACTTGAGGCCGCGCTAGGTGGTGGCTGGCCGTGCGGAGTGGTGTGTGAACTGGCCCTCAGCGAGCCTGGGTGCGGCGAGCTGACGCTGCTGCTGCCGGTGCTGCGGGAGGTCCACGGACCGACGGCATGGATTGCCCCGCCCCATGTGCCGCATCCGTCAGCGCTGGCCGCGGCCGGGGTGGCGATCAGGGACACACTGTTGATCGAGCCGGCCACGCCGGCGCAGGCACAGTGGGCGGCTGAGCAACTCCTGCGCAGCGGTGTCTATGGCGCGGTACTGTTGTGGCTGCCAACGGTTAGCCCGCGTGCCGTGCGGCGCCTGCAACTGGCCGCTCAGGGCAGCGCGGCGTTCGTGGCCCTGCTAGTGCCAGACGCGGGCAGTCCATTGACGTCGCCGGCGGCGCTGCGCATGGCGCTGACCGCGGGTGCGCACGGTGTGAGGGTGACCGTGCGCAAACGTCGTGGCGGCCGACCGTCGCCGCCTTTTATGGTGGAGTATCGCGCCGGTGTTATGGCTGGCCCTGCATTTGCCGATGCTGGCGCTGGAGGCATTGCCGCCAACTAG
- the lexA gene encoding transcriptional repressor LexA, with product MKLTLRQKQVFDFICSAVDDAGLPPTRAEIARQFEFRSINAAEQHLRALARKGAIDLMAGTSRGIRINRPAGLPVVGKVAAGSPLLAEEHLQGYRPVNAALFSPKADYLLRVSGLSMRDAGILDGDLLAVHQTPKAHNGDLVVARIDGEVTVKRFQRKGNKVTLLPANPDFAPIEVDPRRQDFVIEGLGVGVIRNLG from the coding sequence ATGAAACTGACTTTGCGCCAAAAACAGGTTTTTGATTTCATCTGTTCCGCGGTGGACGACGCGGGTTTGCCGCCGACGCGGGCGGAAATCGCGCGTCAGTTCGAATTCCGTTCCATCAACGCTGCCGAGCAGCACCTGCGGGCGCTGGCGCGCAAGGGTGCCATTGACCTGATGGCGGGTACCTCGCGTGGCATTCGTATCAATCGGCCGGCGGGTTTGCCGGTAGTCGGGAAGGTGGCGGCCGGCAGCCCACTGCTCGCAGAAGAGCACCTGCAGGGTTACCGCCCGGTCAACGCTGCTCTGTTCAGCCCCAAGGCCGATTATCTGCTCCGGGTCAGTGGCCTTAGCATGCGCGATGCCGGCATTCTCGATGGCGACTTGCTGGCGGTGCACCAGACTCCGAAGGCCCACAACGGCGACCTGGTCGTGGCGCGCATTGATGGCGAAGTCACCGTCAAACGTTTCCAGCGCAAAGGCAACAAGGTCACGCTGTTGCCTGCCAATCCGGACTTCGCGCCGATCGAGGTTGATCCACGGCGTCAGGATTTTGTGATTGAGGGTCTGGGCGTGGGTGTTATTCGCAACCTGGGATGA